The region GCCGTAATACGTGTACGCGTATGCATCGCATTGCGAAAACTGAATCGTCGTTGCGAATCGATGACTGGTCTGGATTTGCAGCGGCGGATACGACTTTGCATCTCGCCCCAACACCGATCGCATTTCTTCTCGATAAAAGTCGTAAATAAGTGGGAGCTGCGTGTGTTCCGTACAGTCGAGAAACCGTTATTCGTTCGCCACCGAGTAGAAAGTGTTCGGACTGATATGTCACGGTGAAACTGTCGATTTGGCAGTGTGGATGTAGGTGAGGAAAACGTTCGATCGTAGAATATCACGCATGCGTTTGAACTTGACCGCGCAGGAGTTCAAAACTCGAAATGGACTCTTCGTCGCGGTTCTATCGCAGTTGCCATCGGCTAGAAATAAGCCATAAGTTGTAAGGTTTCTCGTTTGAGCGGAGACACGACGAACGCGCAAGCCGATGCAATCGTCGCGTGTGATTCACGAATATTCCATCGACGAGTATATAACTACCTATTATCGACGAGGAAATTAAATGAAGTCGGATCAAGCCGAATCAGATATGGAATAGCTTTCAAGCGATTCGCGTTCAACGGCGAATGCGAGCTAACGCGAAAGATATTTATAACGATACGTTGAGCGCGGGATTCGTGCCAGACGCAGGTATAACAAGCGGTTTGGACCAATTTTGCGAACGGGAACGACACACCTTACCGTTCTCTCCGTTGCAAACTTCTGAAACGAACCAACAAAGTTTCTTCTATTTTTGCCGATAGTTTCGTAACAAGCGAGAACGACGCCGCTTCGCGTTTCGCATTGTTCGCGGTGAGGTGGTAAAACTCTCGCCATGCAAAACCGCGCAAAAGCGCGTTATTTAAACAAGGTTAGCCGAGTAAGAGGTGCCAAGCGAACGACATCGCTGCGCGGTACAGcgaattgaaatttgaaattgactCGTTTGAAAATACCGTCGAGAATAGCTGTAAGTTACGGTATAGGCGTAAGCATAGATAGAACGATTCCAAGGTGTATAGGTAATGGCGCAGCTGCGCGTGGGGTAACACCTCGTTATCGACGCGAGTAATATGTAACGTTATGTACGCGGCACGACAATTTATGTGCATTAGATACGTGCACGCGAAAAACAAACGTGCCAACTCGTGGCTTTCTTGTTTTATTTCGACGTATTTACGCCGTACAACAAGCTGACCGCGACCCGTATTGCGCGGCTAGATTTCAATAAAACTCCCGAGTTGATCCGCCGGATCGTTATCGAGTCGTCCGACAGTTAAATTATCTCGTGCGTCAAAGCGAAGCGAACGTTGCCGAgattgcgtcgcgtcgcgtcgtttagAAACGCGGTAAACGTATTAGAACCGTGGCTTAGAGTTTTCGAGACGCGACGAAAATATCGAGCGTTCTTTGAATTCGTCGTGCGCTCGAATCGCGCGCGCAAATCCGCACGCTGTCAGCGTCGATAACGCTCGCCGAACGGTTCGGAATCGCGACGTTTTCCCTTCGAAACATACTAGCCGCGATCGTTGCTCAAAATCGTCTTATACATGCGCGTGTACTTGTGCTCCTGTTTCGTCATCGTTGGAACCGATCGACAACAACCGTTCGCGACCGTGACCATCGATGAGTCAAAGTCGTCTCGATCCTAAGCGAACGATAGCCTTTCGAGCTGTTCGCTTCGCTCTTGGTTCGAAACCGAGCGTTTGTTGCAGTCTTTGAATCGTGACGATCCAAATTCTCCGAATCTTCCGTAAGCAATCGTTCTCGTTTCGTTTGCGGGCACCGTTGCGCGCGCCGCTTCGTTGCACGACTTTAAAATCGAAATCTTTTATTCGATGACGCATTCGTAGCAAGCAACAACGTGGAGCATCGAACGCAACGAAAAAGTCGAAAGGCTTGCGTCACTTTCCTTGTAAAGTATACAAAGGtccatttaacacgttgactgccatgtcacccatatgtgggtgacggggttatttgtccaggttttaaactGAATTtccacgttaatatattcattgtaccaaatttgattaggatctgtaaaacgcaagaaagttggaggactactcaatatcatttaattttttcaatttttatttcattaaataacttacgttgattgtatggaatttttgaggtttccagtttggcagtcaaagtgttaaagccGATTTATATTATCAGCACAGACAGGTATCGGAAACTAAACAAAAAAGGAATTGTTGTATCAATTATTATGTTGAAACGAAATCGTTCCGTCTCTCTGTGCGTGATCTTTCTATTCGCTAAGAGCGTTCAACGACTGTTGGTCGGTTCTGGAAAATGTTTTGACGCACGACGGGTCTTCGGGTTCGCTCGAGGCCTTCCGTTGCGTTGGCCATTCGCTGGTAACCAGCGGGAGACCTGCCtatacatacagtgactcctaaaaatattcggacactagctataactaactttacgactggataatttctttgttaataaagcaatcgtcccgtgAATtggttctagcaataaaagatctattaatattgataaataatttatttgaaaaatatacataaattccataataaaaattagtaaaagaaataatgtaccatttttggctcacaaaaatattcggacaatattaatttttcaatttagataatgtaatttagcattacaaaatttgtttaatacttcgtggcataaccattttgtttaagaacatgtcttaacctgtttggcatattgtttgtaatttcttttaaatattcaacagttatattcgaccactcagttgcaagtctttgttttaattcagctatcgatgtaattggggtttttcgaatttttctatccaattcatcccataaattctcgataggattaaggtccggtgattagggcggcgaatgaagaattttggggcagcggtataataaaaattcttgcacaatacgtgacttgtgcttggggtcgttgtcttggtaaaacttaaaattattattaagccccattttttcagcactttgaattaaattatttttgagtatatttaaataatgatttttgtccatgataccgtcaataaacactaggttaccgactccaaatgacgaaatgcaaccccagaccattacgctgcctccgccgtgtttcaccgtacctcttgtattttcaaaattaaactctttattcgctttccgccacaccatagttgTTCCgccggaattgtacagattgaatttccttccatcagcaaatatgacatccttccaccatgtctcatccttagaaattagctctcttgcaaaggtttttcgtttattcctattcttttcgttgataaatggtttctttctagctagtCTTCCATTGTatccagcttgcctcagcactcttcgaactgtttcggctgaaacatttttggagctttctccttatagctcactaactagttttggagcacttaagcgcggatttttttttcactttccgaataattttgcttttctcccccGTACATAAGAGACATGGTcctccagtttgcggaatagaatcaatgcgatactcaatataaaatcgtcgacacacatctgcagcagtactcttacttatacgaagcattgcactaatttcgcgataggtttttcctttttttcgatgaaaaattacaagctgtcgcacatcgaaactcgtattctttcctatgcgacccattttgaacgaattcacgtttactgctgacagtagtgaggtggcatggacatctaatggtccacgagattctgtttgtaaacaaacgttttccagatattgccagagaaatataatacgtgtccgaatatttttgtgagccacaaatggtccattatttcgtttaataatttttattatgaaacgtatgtatatttttcaaataaattatatgtgtttatcatccttaataaatgttttattgctagaaacaatttccagggcgattgctttatcaacaaacgaattattaaatcataaagttagttatacctagtgtccgaatatttttggaagTCACTGTACGTAACTTTCTCGTAGCGTCGGAGCGCGACACACGTGTCCGGCGAGCTTTTCTGTTCTCTGGGTCCTAGAGTCTTTCCAACGTTCGGCTACCTTGCGTTGGAGGCGGAAAGGCGGATTCAAATGTAGTCGACGCGTTTGGCTTTCATCGATAGTTGGCAAGACTCGACCGTACTCTGACCATCCGCAATGTTTACGCGGTTGACTCGTCTTGTCTTTCTCATCCTTGTCAGGGCATGATCAGTCTCTCTGCCTTACTACCGCCACGCCACACGGGCCGCACCGTCGCGTCGTTTTCTTTATGGTTGTCGGAATGGACTCTTTGCATACGCGTTCGGTTAACCGCGAGGGTCTAACAAAGCCAGAGAGTACCTCCGATTCTCTTTGATCGTTTTTGTATCGCGACATCGGTATGCGTACGAAGCTGCGCTCGCACCGATTTCACGATTTCCCGATTACCCGGTTACCTCTCGAGAATTCATCGCACGATACTCGCATAGTTATTTTCATTGTTGCGATTTCTCTTCGCAAAGCGGCACCGACAGACGTGTACAATTGCTCCGGAAAAATGATCGTCGACCCAACAACGATCTGTGTATGTACACTTACACACCTTACTATCGAGTCTGACTTCTGTCGATCTGAATTATTCGATATGAATGCGATACCTGTTGTGTTTTGGAAGAATGCGAGTACATGTTACTACATGAGTGCATGTGCATGTACATATATGCCTACATTGTTGCGCCGCAGAGAAAGGAAGCACGGTGTACACCCACGAAATAAATCATGCGACGTTTGCGCGCGCCGAACGAGTCAAACTCGACGACCTCGAAAGTCCGGTTAATCGTGCGTAATGTACATATTTGTCTCTACGCGTGTATACATGCATTGTTGACAAGGTGTTTTCATGTTTTTCTGCTACATAGGTCGACAAGTACGGCGGTGTCGACAATCTGTTATGTAATATAAGACGAAACGCAATAAGTTACCGAACTCGCACGTTCATTTCGTGAGTACTTTCTTTCGATTAGACGATTAGACGATTAGGTAGATCCTGATCGTTGGGACAAACGGATCCATTGTTCCATTTCTTCTGCATCCTATACGGACGTAGTTTCCCTTGGCTTTGGATGTTGTGCCGACGACATCGTTGCGCCATCTTTGAGCATACTCCTACAACGATATTCCGATATGCGGCAACGGTAACGGCACCTTCGAGATCGTAGACGAGTTGTTAATAAGAATCGATCAATTACCACATTGGATTATGTGTCCCTGAAATGTCGACGCTCCTAAAAGTCGATAGCATgatagcagagaggaaatgagagtgctcacgcctggGATTTTAGTGTcaccggtatagtgctgccccctagtctaatttttagcctggatcagaacctgcatcatctttttagcccggaccagaacctgcatcattagcaaaagattccaaataatgccagagtggatgctacttctatgttaaaagagggttttctatgtaggctctgatctagcctaaaagatgatgcaagttctaatacaggctaaaaagatgatgcaggttctggtccaggctaaaaagttgatgcagaaaagtggggacactaaaaccccgagcgtgagcactctcatttcctctctgtcgaTAGATTTGTGATTCGTAGATTCTCTTATTGAAAATTCGCTGAAAGAATTGTATCGGTTACGCGGTCGGTCGAGTCTATAAGTAAATAGAATTGCAGAGCTAAACATTGTCAGGCCCTCTAGAGTCTAGAGTCTACAAGCAGGATTTCTGGAGTCTGGAGGGACATTTGCATTTGTGTCCGTACTGTCCGTGCTGGATTCCGGATTTTGGATTCTAACCATGGTCCATCTCTTATTGCTTCCCCTTGTTCGACCTTTCCTACGTCTTCCAACTTCATCATCCCTTCAGCTCCGTCCCCTTTAATTCCAACCCGTACCCATTGCATGCAGTTCATTCATGAATGTGTTTACTACTTTGGCGCCACATCTCGCTATCGCGTAGTATACTTTACACGTATAATGTATGTGCACATATATTACGGATATTTACAGAGCTTTAATTTCAAGTCAAACGAATGTGAGACAATCTAAAAGGTAATTGCGACAAGGGTTAAATATGGGAATTACAGAAATTCAATCAATTGTTTCCTCCATTCCCTGAAACGAAAAGGATTCGCGTAAACGGATGTTAGCAAGAACGCAATTCGCACCGATCAAAGTTTTCGATGTTCGTAAACAAAAAACCAATGCTAACAAACTACAGATAGCGTGATGGAGCAATATGCGACAGTCATAAATTCGCCCAATCAGGATAGACGAGTGATAACAGAAGAAACAGGATCTTGGTTCGATGAACAATGCGCAGATGAAAATCAAGGACGGTCTTTATCATTTGAGCCATCTTACTGTAAACATAGGGATAATGGAGGCAAGTGAAAATGATATCGGTCTTATGCACATATTTGTGTTATCTTTCTAAATGTTGATCACGCATCTAATAGGCACTTTTGAAAGATTCATCGACAACAGGTATAAATACTCGAGCAAGCGAAGAGcaaagaacaaataatattcgAGATTGTGTAAATGAAACATTTCAAATACGAGGAGGAAATAACATTCAACGTGAAATTTGGTATTAGGCTTAAAGAAAAATCCGAGGCCGATACGTGTaagataaaatattatatatatatatttgttataATATGTTTCGATTCGATAACAAATCGATAAAATTTACAGCGAAAAAACTTCTAGTACAGGGGATTGCTTCGTTTCGATACGAGCAAACGCAAAAGTATATGTATAGATGttattacaaaatataaaaaatatttacatacaTGTAACATTTTTATACGTACACCGTAACGTTGGTTCTAAACGTATGTTATCGTCAAAAAGTAACAGATCTATGTTTTCAATCACGATGCTTCGAACGAATAATAAACAAGACATTCGATGAAGttatatacaaaatatacaaaagACTTCTTAAAAAATAGATCGTACTTTATCGTTATTACTTTATCTCCTACGTATATAGAACTAAGCGTACTATTCTTCAAGCTCTTTCTCGTTGCTGCTTCCTTTACTCATTGGCAATTTGTCATTTCAACTTTCCAGTTCGATCGCTCGATTCTAGCTCTTCTCTAAAACCGAGCTAACTTCCTTGCACCGTTTCGTTGCGGCTTCCACCGCACCGATCACGGCCGATCTCAAACCGTGCTCCTCCAGATAGTGGATACCCGTTATGGTAGATCCTAATAAGTTAAAGATTAGTTATAGTTCGAAGTAGAAAAGAGTATAACACGAAGGAAAAATTTCGATTTGTATCAAATCGAACTTGATCTGATTTGTAATGATTCTGAATTCCTTATAACGCGGTACGAATGAATCGCGTTTTACCCCCTAATTTGTTGACTGTAACAGATTCGTTTGCTTACCAGCAGGGGAGGCTACGTCGTCTTTAAGTTGTCCCGGATGAATGTTAGTTTCCCGGACCATTACACCGGCACCGACGACAGTCTGCGCGGCCAACTTGTAAGCGATGGGCCTCGTCAGGCCCATTTTCACCCCGCCGTCGGCCAAGGCTTCTATCATCATGTACACCTAACGAATGGGAAGACTACGTTCTTGACTTTGTTCGTTTGGTAATACTATTTACATACTTTGATCAATTAATTATCGTATGTAAGTACGTACATAAGCTGGCCCAGAACCCGCCAAAGCGGTGACCGGGTCGATCAAGTTCTCGGTTACTTCTTCGCAAATACCCACGGAGGAGAACAATTTCTCCGTTATTTCAGCTTCCTTGTCGCCAGCGTGTTTCCCACGCGCGTACACCGTAGCTCCGCAGCCAACAAGAGCAGGTGTGTTGGGCATTACCCTTATCACCGGAGTTCCTTCAGGTAAAGCCTGCAATTAATACACGTGTTGATACGCTATCATAACGTAGTGCTATCGTGACTTGTTAAGGTCCAGTTGAAATTGTCCGACGTGCATACCTTCTCCAACGACGCTATTGGAACACCCATGGCGATGGACAGCAACAGTTTGTTGTAGTTTTTCAAATCGGGAAGAACGATCGGTACCACCTGCGGTTTCACCGACAGGATCAAAAGGTCCCCGTGATCGACTACCGGTCCATTTTTGAATACGGTCTCCGAACCGATCTCCTAAAAGCAATTATCTTTTAAGTCGTCGTTTATTCTTCTTTATTTCATCGTAGTTGCCCTATCGATCGATAAGTTCTTTGCATTAATTATCGTCCCGACGAGGCAAGCTTACACGTTTTAACGTGACTGCGAGGGACGGTCGTGGATCATTTTGATCTATAAAAGTCAAATCGGGCCATTTCATTCGCGGGAACAGTTTTTCCTAGTTGTACCGTGACTTTTCAGAGATTTCATTGTTTCTCGAGTACCTGGTCCAGGAGTCGCTTCTTCTCGCTCGTCGGTATGCATTCGGCGATCGATATCGTCGCATCGGTAAACCGTAAAAGTTTGAGATAAAGTAATATTCAGACGTGCAGCACGACGCCACgcggtgtggtgtggtgtgtcgCGGCGAATACAATTCATAGACATCGTCGTCGAGGAAAGATAAGGAAAAATACCTGAAGCGGAATGGAAAGTTTCCTAGACGCGATAATgatcaagaaaacaaaatccgATTGATTTTGTCGGCACGAGCAACACGGCTGAAAACAGATTTCGGAATCGATTTGCCAACCCGATAGAATATCACGGAAATCACGGATCGTGAACCATATCCGATTAACGATCCGTTAAATCGTACGCATCGTTGACTAGCCGATTACGTATATCTTAATCGACGACCAATTCaaaatcgaaaacgaaatcGTCGCGCTGCACCGTCTACGCTCTACGCAACACGCTTATTAATGATTGAGCAACTGCATACCGATGTTTACCGAGCAAACAAAAAAACATTTGTTGTTTTGATGTTTTTTCGTGGTAAACGGCGCCCGGCGCAAATCGATAACGGCGACCGTTCCATTGGTTATCTGTTATCGTGTTTGTCTTGCGTGTC is a window of Halictus rubicundus isolate RS-2024b chromosome 4, iyHalRubi1_principal, whole genome shotgun sequence DNA encoding:
- the LOC143353528 gene encoding uncharacterized protein LOC143353528 isoform X1, which encodes MTTSLKTMEFLKLSRRVRRRLNARNVSDQLLADGQEKRKRVSLNIDTKMLKIGFLGGGKMAQALAKGFIRSGLSKSDMILASCLPQDVASIEAFKEIGSETVFKNGPVVDHGDLLILSVKPQVVPIVLPDLKNYNKLLLSIAMGVPIASLEKALPEGTPVIRVMPNTPALVGCGATVYARGKHAGDKEAEITEKLFSSVGICEEVTENLIDPVTALAGSGPAYVYMMIEALADGGVKMGLTRPIAYKLAAQTVVGAGVMVRETNIHPGQLKDDVASPAGSTITGIHYLEEHGLRSAVIGAVEAATKRCKEVSSVLEKS
- the LOC143353528 gene encoding pyrroline-5-carboxylate reductase 2 isoform X2, with the translated sequence MLKIGFLGGGKMAQALAKGFIRSGLSKSDMILASCLPQDVASIEAFKEIGSETVFKNGPVVDHGDLLILSVKPQVVPIVLPDLKNYNKLLLSIAMGVPIASLEKALPEGTPVIRVMPNTPALVGCGATVYARGKHAGDKEAEITEKLFSSVGICEEVTENLIDPVTALAGSGPAYVYMMIEALADGGVKMGLTRPIAYKLAAQTVVGAGVMVRETNIHPGQLKDDVASPAGSTITGIHYLEEHGLRSAVIGAVEAATKRCKEVSSVLEKS